TCTTCCGAACCTGTTTCAAGACAAAAACACATGAACACTGCACAACACACAGGCATGTACCTTAAACAAGCATAGCccttttaagaaaataaataaatagctttggTGGGTAGGAACCCACAGGTGTTTCAGCTAAGAGGCTAAGGCAACCTTGGGTCCTCAGATACAGGTGGACTACAACACCTATAATTCCTGATAAACGGCCATGATGGAAGGCAACGATGGGggttatagtccaacaatatccaggGAACCAAGAAGGCTGAGCTAAAGTGAGAACTGGAAAGATTAAGCTGTTATGTAGCACACATCATTTTACTTTTTTAAGTTGCTTCTGTGTGAAGCAACGAATAAGTTGAATAAATGAAAGCAGCCATCATGCTGCctgacagatgttgttggactacaactcccatgacccctgggccatgctgactggggctgctggaagctggagtctaacaacaagagcagtgtttcccaaactttggtccctagctgcttttggactacaacccccatcatccccgaccactggtcttgctagctagagatgatgggagttgtagtcccaagtttgggaaacgctgattTAGAGGGTACCATGTTTGCCGTTGCCTAGAGAGCACAGCTCCCTTCCTGAGCCCCAACTGACTGGCAAAGGGGAGGGCAGGATTCTAAGATGCAAAAGTTAGCAAGCCTATTGTGCAGCTGCAAGGAGGGTGTCTATCCATTGTTCTGGGAGATTATGGGGAAATACACATATGTGCAAAGCAGTATGCATGTCCTGCTTTTAATTCAAGGTGAAGGGTTGGAAAAGAGTCCCAAGAAGATGGGAATAACTACCTAAGAGAAACGATGCAAAGGCAAATTGTTACTTGGGTTAATTGGGTTTATTGCACTAGACCACATGTGGAAGAACCTTTGGCTCTCTGGGTGTGACTTacctacagctctcatcatccctggccattggccacgaTTTCTGGAGGTGGAGCTGATCAGAGCTGtatctcagcaacatctggaaggtcaaaggttctcCAGACCTGCAAAGGGACCTGCTGCCCAAAACACACTTTTTAAACCATAGGACTTTGTTTACAGGGTGGCCGAGTGCACAGAAAAGCACTGTGCCAGCAGGGTACCAGGCACCTGCCACCTCAATTTGCCCAGAGGCATATTTGTGTCATTGCCTCAGCATCTTCTAGCTACCTAGCAATACCCCCGATTGGGACATTGGGGGGCTAATTGTCTACTATTGATTTATTAATGTACTAAAAATATTTCCCCCTTGGGTTAATCTTCATCAAGCATACACACCACCCAGAGATAAGATCAAATAATTCAAAAACTGCTCACGAGTTGAACTTCTTTGGAAACCCACAAAAGAATTGCGGCTTTCATCTGAAAGGTTGGATTCAACGCTCCTGGCATCTTCATCCTCTTCGCTGCCATCAGCGTGACGGGTGGCAAGAAGCTCAACCTGTCTTGTTTTAGGGGTGTTCCCCTCTTCCGCACCCTCTTTTTCACTTCCACCATCGAGACAGGCACTGGCAGTAGCAGAATCTTCTCTCCCTTTTTCATATTCCTCCTCCCTCTTACCTGCCTTGGCAAGAGTGAAAGAATCTTCCCTTCTTATCAGGAGCGGGACTTTAGGTGATGCTAGGTTAAGTTGAATAGTTTTTTGGAAAACCGCATTCCTTTCAGGGGTGCCAGAAAACTTTTCTCGGTCTACAGTTTGGTTATCTTGCTTGAAAGTCTTGCCCTTGAGCGGTATTTTAACCTCGGTTCGAAAGTCGCTCGGCACGCTCTCAACAGACGTTTGCGCTTTTACGGCTAAACCTCCCTTTGCTACCTGAAATCCTGACACATCAGTcactttcttctcttcttcattggaCAGAAGCAAAGCAGCACCAGAGATTTCTCCAAAAAGCTTTTCTAAGCTGGATTTGAATACAGAACCGTCTTTTTCTAGGGCAACAGATTTTGTTACAGTTTCATTTGCTTCTTGGGGAAGAAGGCCCGTCGTGCTATCTGAGCCATGGGCACCATGGAGGTTCTCCTTCATTCtgatatccaaccatctcatttcAGAAGGCTGCATCTGGGCAGTTTCTTCAAGGAGTTTCCGGAAGCCTGGATTAAATTCTCTTTGCTTCAACTTGGATGGGGCAACTTCCTTGTTTACAGTTTCATTAATCTCTTGACCATAGCCAATTCCCTGCGGGCAAACTAAATCTACAGTCCGATTAGACTCACTCTCTGTTTGTGCCCCATGACCGCTGCTTGAGTCTTTCTGGCTTTTTGGAAGAACTTCAACGTCTTCCTTGAGCAGATTTTGGAAGTTGGCTCTGAGTTCAGCTTGCCTGAAATTGGAGGGAGCAGTAGCTTTTTCTATCATCTCAATTATCTCTTTATCATAAATTGAACTTGTGTTCTGATGGGGCTGTAATGAACCATGGGCTGGCTTAGGAACTGCAATGTCTTGGAGCAACATTTCGGAGCTCTCCTTAAGCAGTTTGCTTAAACTGTCTCTAAATGCCACATGCTCGGCCGAATTTGGTTTAACAGTTTTCACGACCGTCTCTGCCACTTCTGTAGGTTGCTCACCAACATTCCCTTGAGCTCTTATGTTTTCCTGGTTTGAAAATGACAACAGCACAGCGGCCTCTCCTACAGGCCCACCCTGCATTGTAGTCAATAATTTGCCACTGTCTTCGTCTGTATCTAAACTTCGGTCAAGTGTCCCACCAACAGTCTCTTTAGGAGGATTGGCCATTTGGGGTGAAACAGGAATGATCTTTCTGGTCGCCTGCTCAGAAGACCTCTGCTGCAGTTCCCCGGGGACACTGTCAATTTGTGCTTTCAAAATACTCTCATTTGTGGGTGTTTTTGGCAATTCCTCCAAAAGAAAGGCTAGTTTGGCATTCAAATCGTTGCCTTGCCTTTTTGATGGAACATTAGCTTCTGCTGCTGTCTCGAAAACCTCTTTCGTGGGAGAGTTTGCTCTGTTCTGACTGGCGAGACGAGCGTCAGGCAGTATCAGTTTTGGCGAAGGAATCTGGAAGAATTCTTCCTGAGAAGTAGCATTTAGATCCCTTTGGCCTTCTTCCCTGTTGGGAGATTTTCCAGACACCATATCTGAATCTTCTGTTGATCCAGATGAATCTCCCAAGTGCTTTTTAAATATGAGTCTATCCTTGGGTGGGACATTTTTTTGTATTGTTCCATCTGTTTCCCAGGACTCCACTCTGCTATTTTTTTCATCCGTGTCACGGCTGCGTTCCATCACCTTATTAAAAAAACGCCTCTTTTCCAATGGAGAATGTGCTTGTTCAGAAACATCCGCCACTATGTGACGACTGGGTGAGGAGCTCTCATCTGAGGTGTCCTTTAGCAGCCTCTCTAAGTTAGTGACAAAAGCAGTGGTGTCAGCTTTTGGTGGAACCAAAGATCTGCTTACAGTCTCTGGAACCTCAGAGACTTTTCCATCTGCACTTGCAAAAACAGCCCCCTGCTGTTGATTCTGGTCACTGTAAGACGCTTGCACCTCTGTTGCTAACTCCACCTGTGGAACCCCTTTCTTGTCCGCCAGAGGATAAGCCAGCAAGGACTCCTGAAATGCTTCTTTCAACAGTTTCTGCATGCCACTGTTAAACAGACTGTGCTGTACTTTGGATGGAGCATTTGTTTTTTCTATATACTCTTCCACCGGACGCACAGTCTTTCCCTCTGCAGGTGCAAATTCTACATTTCCTAATGGCACAGCATTCACTGTGAAGAGAGCGGTCCCTCCTGCTTGTTTCGGGACAACACGGTTTGCTTCCAATACCTTTTGTTCCTTCACGTCAAACCCTTGGAGGATGGGTTTTTGCTGTTCACCTTCCAACACCACCTGGCTAGTTCCTTCCCTGACTTCTCCCAACTCTTTCAGATACCTTCCTGTACTACTTTGCCTGTCCCTTGGAACAGTCACCTTCACCTTGGCTTCATCCATCCCGCTCTGCGGCTTAGTCCCCACATCCCAAAAGTTTCTCAGGCTTTTGAACTGCAAAGGATTGAGCATCTGAGCCTTTGCCTCTTCGTCTGCTTTTTCCTTTAAAGCGTGGATCTTAAAGTGTGGCTTCTGCTGCAGAGCAGATGACGCTCTCTCTGTTTCCAGACCGTCAGCTTGTAAACCTCCATCCTCTttagagggaaccaggttggGTCTTGGGCGCAAATTATTTGCATCCAGCAACTCTGCAAATGCATTATTCCTCTGGTCACTTAGGGGTATTTTGCCAGATTCATCAACAATACGGCCCCCTTTGGATTTATCCATTATATTTGGTCGAACTTTCCCTGAAGGCAACTTAATGCCATTATCATCAGGTCCCGAGTCATCTGCACCAATTTCTACTTTTCTGAAGGTTACTAAATTATACTTGCCTTGTTCGTTATCCGATTCTCCAGTAACATATCCTGAGGATCCACCCACTGGTTTTATTCTGCTGCGTTCCTCTTTATAGATTGGTATCCGGTTACTCCCAGGAGTGCTTTCACTTAATAGGCCTTCCTTATTTGCAGGCTTTGGGTTCATCGCCTCTCTTTCCCAGAAAGCCCTGATATTCTTGACTTTTCTTGGAACCTCTGATTCTTTGGATTCATCTTGAGGGAAGGTAAGGAGATTCCCTCTACTGGGGTGCTGCATGGTTTTGTCATCTAGATGCCCAGATTTTTCCCCTTTAGGTTCATTAAATATCTCTCCAGATCGATGCTCAGAGTTTGCTCCTTCCGAAAAAGctttaaccccttcctccccatCGGGCGTAACATCTCCCCTTTCTGTTACTTTTCCAAAAGAAGAGCCAACACTTTTCCAACCCGGTTTTCCCTTTGCATCTTCCAACATCTTCGGTTCTTTGCACAAAGCACTGTTGTCCTCTGTTTCAACCTTGCCTCCCGCAGCCCTTTCATCTCTCTCGTTTGCAGGCTGGCCAATGGCCTGGAAACATGTTCTCTCATTTAAATGAATGTCCTGCCCTTGAGAGCTAGAGGAAGCAACCTCTCCTGTTTTGCTTTGATCTTCTAGTAACAGGCTGCCTGGACTTCCATCCTTTGTAAACGGCGACCCACCCGGAACGTTTACCATTTCGTGGAATCGATAGTCCTTGCTGGTTGGCTCTTCTCTTTCACGTACAGAAgaatgcagatttaacatatCTGAACTGCAGCCTTTATCTTTTGCAGTTGCAGCAGATTCTCTTGCCTTGGGTATATCCATTTCCTCTGCAAGTCCCGCGTCTTGCGGAAGCGTCTCTTTTTCATCATCACTGGAACTTCTTTTAAACCAGTCGAGCACCTTAGATATGGACTCATCGGCTGCCTTCAAGATCTCAGCAGTGTATTTGTCAGATTTGGAAACCGTTTTAGCACTCGGAGCCTCAACCAGAGCTTGCTTACCTTGTTCAAGGTCTGCAGAGCCAACTTTTGGCACCTGAGGGTCTTCTGTTTTAGGCAGCTGCTGGTCTGCAAGAGACAaccaatttttgttgttgttgttgcgaaACTGCCTAATTAAAGAAACCTCAGGCAATCAAATTGATTGTAATGAATGGGCCAGATCTGCATAAAATCAGCATGAGACTAAGCAGAAGATAGTGCATTTGCGACACAGCAGCTAGCTTCACAGAGGCAACTCCCTTCTGGATGAGAGTGGGAATaaaatgcctcttctaagatgtatttataatgaaaaaggtatttgttTAAAAAGGATTCTGTTGCCTGATTGAAAAGATTTTCAGCCAATCGGTTAATCAATTCAAGGTCGCAGTTCCAGCTGGAAtacaagctccccctcccccccaaaaagccatCAATTTATTTCAAATGTTAGCAATGATGGtaatatgcttttaaataaatgtgaACTAGTAATTATTGAGAATAAGTTGCCTCAACCGCAAATTATGCAAGCAAGGGAAAGCTCCCTCTTTTTAGCCGTGATTCcttcattgccgggggttggactcggtgacccttgcggtcccttccaactctacaattctatacaaTTCTATTCATGTTCTGCTCAAGGGATTTCGTTGGTCACTGGGAAAGGCTGAACTGgaatggtctgatccagcaggtctcttgtGTTCTTAACCAGGAAGTGGAGGGAGGGGACTGCAGTGCAGACTCTGGCTGTActttctaaaccaggggtcagcaaactttttcaggagggggccggtccactgtccctcagaccttgtggggggccagactatattttttgcgGGGGTGTGTgtatgaattcctgtgcccccaaaataacccagagatgcattttaaataaaagcatacattctactcatgtgaaaacaccaggtaggccccacaaataacccagagatgcattttaaataaaagggcacattctactcatataaaaacacactgattcccagaccgtccgcaggctggatttagaaggcgtttgggccagatccggcccccaggtcttagtttgcctacccatattctaaacaacaaaaaaagctagATGAAACCTCAGCCTCCTCCTTAAACAGAGTTACTTACCAATTACACAAAATGCAAGCTTTGCCCCTGTCAAGACTTAAAAACCTGCACGCCCCAATTCTGATATGATTTCAAATCAGTGGCAGCACAGCAGCCAAAGGAGTGCATCTTGAAGAAAAGTGATCAGCGAGTGTGTCGGGATGTGGTGATGGGAAGCGAGAAAACAAGCAAACGGTTAGGACTTGAATTGATCAGGGTTAAGATAGTAAAAGCATTAGTGATCCCTCCAAATGGCAGACAGCTAGACAGGGGCCTGAAAATCTCACTAAACTGTTAACTCACTGGGATATGCTATTATTTCTTACCAGGTGTGCTTTTCGAGTTGTCCTGTTCAAGGCTCGGCGGCTTAGTTTTGATCTGAGGCTTCGTGGTATCGGTTTGTTCTTCCCTCACTGAGGGGAAGGTCTTGCTAGGAGAGTCGCTTGGAATTGTAGGTCCTGCAACAGAATGTTTCTCAGGCTGCAATGTGTTGGGTGGCAGGCCAGAGCTCTTGGCACCATGAGAACCTGGAGCTGTTCCCTCTCCTTGGCTCTCAGTGTTACTGTTTAAGGCTGGAGAATGGGCGCGAGGAGGCTTAGACGGGAGAGTCTGGCGACTCTGAAGTGCACCTAGATCACCCGCTCTGTTCCCATTGGCCTTGGCGTAGTCAGAGTCCAACAAAACGAACTCCCCGGATTCCTTGCCCTCGTGCAACTCAAGGCTCGGCGGGCGCTCTTTCCTACTGACGCTGGAGGAGAACCGGACCTGCTTCAGCCTCTCCAACGAGTTTTCGGAGAAGCCTTCGGATTCGCCTGGAGGAGGCGGGCTCTTCTCCGCAACACGTTCAAGGACGGCCGGGGCTGGCAATCCGCTTTTGCCGGAGGGCTCCAAGGTTTGGCTCAAGCGGAGCACTTCGGAATCGGTGGAACTGGAGCTGGAGCTGCGCTTCAGGATGCCCCTGGGCAGAGAGCCCTGGCCGTTAACCTGCTTGATCCTTTTCGGAGCCTGGGGAAAGGGCTCTTCGCTCTTCAAGCTGACGTCTGACGTCTTGTGGATGTGTCTCCTGGCTTTGGGCACAGGTGGCTTCCCTGCCTGCCTATGCAAGTCGTTCGGTTCTGCAGGAGCCTGCTGAGGCTCCTCTACCCTGCTGTGGTTTGTTACATCTACCTTGGACCGGTTTTCTACCGAATGCGGGTCTGCAAAACAAGATGCAAAGCGCACACAAAGCAAAGGGTAAAACACACTACATGTAAGGGACACACGTTagttgcaaaaaagggggggacgtGCAACTAAGTAAAAGCATTATTGTGTGTCTTGGGGAAGGATTTGCATGAACGTGCTtgttaaagtttttaaaaaatgcaacgtAACAAGGCAGGACCAGTTTAAGCTTTAACTTGGGCATGTAGCAGACTGAGAACCACTCCACTTCATGCTGTAGGTTTCTGTgtgactgtgtgatttttatttatttttttatagtcGCGCCATGCCATAAAAACCTCCCTATatactgcaaaaaaagggaaacctAACAATTCCTTGGGAACATGGAGTCATTAACACGACACCCAACATGTAAACGTATTTTGTCACACTTGGTCATGTTTTCAGTGTCTCCACAGAAACAACACAGATTATGTATTTAGAAACCTTCACCTTTCTCCATCGCCATTCCATGTTCAGGCTGCTCATTTTTTGCATTATCTTCTAGTAGAGTTGATTCATTGAATGGGTTTTTCCTTTGCTAGAACAAAATAAGAGTGTTCCGCTTAACACTACAGTATtactgggggagagagagcatgggaaggaaggaaggaaaatggaaaacgtAACAGCATGTTTTGCAGGTCACAGTAAgacaaactatggcttaccagGACCAGGTGAATGTTCAGGCTTCCAGAGAAGGGGTTTTTTACTCCAATGCTGTGCTGAGTTAACCCAAGTTTTGGCTTCACACACTGGCCGAAACCAGACATGGTTTAGCTCCCTCCCTGCTTACCATTTAGCCAAGAATAAACCTGTCTTTTTCTTCCTGTGGTTTTAAAAGCGTGCTAAGAAAATGGGTGGCAGCAGGAAACGGTCTTGTTGAAGAACCTTGAATTACTGTGAGTGGGACTTCCATGGACCCTGGGATATGAAAAATCTAAAACAACACAAAAATCTAAACTTGCATATATAAAAAGGGGGCTTGAGGGGAGCATTTTTCCTGTAAGTGGAAACCATGGAAacccattaattttttttcttttaaaggagggaggaaatggttaTCATCCAAGGGTTCCAGAAGTACAACCCGAGTTCCAAAATGAGGACAACAAAagcttgctgctttttaaaagatgaGGGAatccctaaaacacacacacacactaccgaGCGATGGGACCAGATCCATAATTTGCAAACGGGCAGCTAAAAAAACAAAGCACAAGTAAATATTGAACACACAAATACGGACCCTTATAGTGAGATATATTTGACCATTTACACATCAGTGCATTGCTTGCATGCTAGTGAGGCCCTCCCACTTCAATAAATACCAAAGCGTGTGGGAACGTATCCAATATCTCCAGTCTAACCAGAACTTCCAGGCTACAGCCTGTGACTGTTGCTCAGGTTTGACCATAGCTGCAGTCCACATTTCAGCTCAAAAGGTTGGTTGCTCCACTACTCTCTATGCAATTCATGTCAAAGTaattttacgggggggggggggggataccgaTATAGTTTCAAAGGAAGCTTAAAATGAACTCCCAGTTGCTCATTTGTTGGAGGAAGGTACACTCCCCGCCTGATCCCATTAGCTGAAGAGTAGTGAGGTCATTCATTGCTCCAGGATCAGGAAAGGGGTTGCATTGAAACCCGTGTTAAAATTAGGTGGGAAACGTGCTTTGGCAAGGGTTTCATTGAGAACCCCTTCCTAATCCTGGAGCAAGCCTCTTTGAAGCCACGCTTTCACCTGACGCCACTGTGATGTCACCTGACGCCACTGTGATGTCAGCTGGCAGGCGGGCAGCCCAAATTTGCCCTGGCAATTTAAGATCTGGCGGCTCACTGGGCGGTGTGAGgggaggttccctacccctgatgtAGTTAATTCCTTTGGCAATAACAGAGATCATGGCGCCCGTATTGTTTTCTCATTGTCTTCCATCCAAGACACTGACAATGAACTCACCTTAGACGGTGAGGCAGCTAACTTCCTTGCTTTTTCTTGAGGCGTCTCTAATGCGTCAGAGGCTGCACTGAACACTTTGGggctgtaaagaaaaagaagaaccaGCCCATTACTTGGAGGCTGCTATGCCACACACTTGAAACTAGCTTGAATATCAGGGCTCCCATGCAAAGAACTCTAGGCATCTGAAGCTATTTTAGTTTCAGCCATTATGACCTTGGAGCTGGGTGCACAGACCCTCAAGTTCTCCCACCTTAAATGTATTTAATcgattctcctccctctctcacacaatgTCACAGGATACCCCTTCATGCCTAAATGAGGAATCAGAAAGGCTTTAAGTGAAGGCAATCTGATTTGTCATTTGCAAAAAGTGTTTGCAAGGTTGCAAGTCAAGAATTATAGAGAAATTCCAACCACCTCCATATAAAAGTCTACTAGCTCTGTactgaaaaatctcactttttctACACATTACTGAGCAAGGCAGAGCTCCTGTGCTGAGGCAGTGCAGGGTTGTGTTATGTCTACATGAAGCAGCGATTCTGAACATTCACACACAAAACTTTGCAAGACAAAGAGGTCTTTAGAAAGCACTGCCTCCTGCCCCCATTTTCTATGTAAGTACCCAGAGCTCTAAACAAAAGATACAGAAACACAATGCGTGAAGGGCttttacatggaagatggaacaagcttgctttctgctgctccagaggataggaccCGAACCAGTTGATTCAaatgcaaggaaggagattccggctaaacattgggaagaactttctgatggtaagagcagttcgacagtggaatggaaggtcatgtggactctcctttcctggaggttttaaagcaacgGTTGGCTaaagggattctttagctgtaattcctgcattgtaggagggTGGAATAGACGACTtttgcagtcccttccaactctacaattctaagatttggTGAACAGAGCATGGTTGCAGAACAAAACACAGGCCCTTGCCTCAGTGATAGCTCACATACCTTATACACAGAAGGACCCAGGGActtccaaaaccctggagagcagtttCACTACTCCattgataatactgagctagatggagtcaTGGCTACGTGAAAGGCAGCCCCCCCACCCTGTGTTCCTAAAGCCAAAGATGGCTGTCAAACCCTCCTAACCAGATATAAGTAGCCACTTGAGAAGTGACTGTGTTTGCAAAGGAGGGAACATGCCtgcattccaggtgtggtttcTGAATCATCTTAGCACAAACACCCACAAAAGGAAGCACCACAAAACGGGAAACAAAGTAAATCCAAAAGGTGCAGAAGTCAAATTTATGGAAACCAGCTGTGTCAACTTTTTTTGGGCTGTCCTAGTGGTGCAGTGATAAAACTGCTaacatatttgcaaagctaagcagggtctggtatgattgcaaattggatgggagaccacatgttgagattaccgcattgcagggggttggaaccttggggtcctttccaactctatgaacaGACAACTCTTTTTCATGAATATCCATTATAGTTACTTTAATTAACCTCCACCCAAACACTTCTGATGTTTTCCTACATTTATCCTGGCAAGTGGTATTTACTGTGGCTTATAGTACAATTTGACAGCTGCACCCAGGAAAATTCCGCCACAGTTGACAGATGGAGCCAAACACCTTTCTTCCACGCCTGTGCCATCTCCAAGCTTGGCTACCATAAGGGGACAGTCCTTGAAGTTTCATTTAGGATGATGTAggagatgggaagcagggctgGTTGCAGATAGGGAACCAGAAGGAAAATCATACAAAAAACAACTGCTCTGATTGCTTCCATCTGACCAGCTTGGGTTGCTATGTACTATGAAACTCTGGAAGAGAAGGGGGCCTCAGGTCACTCACACCCTTcaaaataatagcaacaacactTTCAGCAACGTGAATTTCCATTGTCAGCTTTGTGTGACACACCTAAAGGACTTCTCACTTAAAGTACacttctctcttcccacccacaAAAAGGTAGGTAAATACTACTCTGGAGAAAAGGAACAGTTCATGAAATTGACAGCCCTTCCCTCACTTTAAACAAGGGCGATTTTCATTTATTGCAGTTCACATCTGAGGCACATTCCTTTCTAATCCAGAATGTCTATAGGTGTGGATGGGGCTAACATTTGCTctaataaaaaggggagggggaaactgtTCAGTGTGTGAACCGATGAGGCATTACCCATCATGCCACATATAACAAATAATTCTAACAGGCCACTAAAAAATTAATATCTACAAGAGGAATATAAAGGGGCCGTTGTAGGTTTACCAAATGATGCTGATACTCGCCATTAGCATCGAGACAACACGGTTTCTGACTACAGTATTTTGCTTTCTGATACTCTCCCAAATAGATTCCGTCTTTTAGAAGCTAGCCATCAGAGGCAACTACAATAGTCCCCACAACACAATTCTATTCGCTGAACaatactgatatatcacgatgacAACTATTTACGTCACTCAACTAGGTTCCCTGAGACACACTGAAAATTGTTCTCTAGGTAAAGTTAAAATATACAGTTAATTAAGTCACAATGCTGAAGGCTGCATTTTCTGAATCAGTTCAACTGACCAACTggtttatacaacaacaacaacaacaacaacaacaacaacaacaacaacaacaacaacaacaaagttatcaACACGTTTCTCTGAGTGTCTAACCTTTCATCAGATTTCGATTCCACCTCTGCCTCTTTTATGGCACCCAGCAATTCTGGAGGCGTGAAAACTTCTTTATTGACATTGTTCACCCAGCTGCTCTTTGTCTTGTCTGACTTACTTTGACTCAGTTCTGCTGAAACAAACAGGGAAAAGGTTACCTTGCATTTTCTCTGTAAATGCTCAAAACTACAGATACCAAGGAGCTTTTAAATTGGCACACAATTAAGTACCCACCTTCCAGCCTATTCAAGATTCTAAGTCTTAAAAGGCATTGCCATAGTTTTGTAACTCCTGG
The sequence above is a segment of the Podarcis muralis chromosome 4, rPodMur119.hap1.1, whole genome shotgun sequence genome. Coding sequences within it:
- the SYTL2 gene encoding synaptotagmin-like protein 2 isoform X6, producing the protein MIDLSFLTDEEQEAILKVLQRDSDLKRAEEERVRHLSEKVKDEIQVKNMSGQWFYEAKSKRHREKIHGADIIRASMRRKPFPTAELSQSKSDKTKSSWVNNVNKEVFTPPELLGAIKEAEVESKSDESPKVFSAASDALETPQEKARKLAASPSKQRKNPFNESTLLEDNAKNEQPEHGMAMEKDPHSVENRSKVDVTNHSRVEEPQQAPAEPNDLHRQAGKPPVPKARRHIHKTSDVSLKSEEPFPQAPKRIKQVNGQGSLPRGILKRSSSSSSTDSEVLRLSQTLEPSGKSGLPAPAVLERVAEKSPPPPGESEGFSENSLERLKQVRFSSSVSRKERPPSLELHEGKESGEFVLLDSDYAKANGNRAGDLGALQSRQTLPSKPPRAHSPALNSNTESQGEGTAPGSHGAKSSGLPPNTLQPEKHSVAGPTIPSDSPSKTFPSVREEQTDTTKPQIKTKPPSLEQDNSKSTPDQQLPKTEDPQVPKVGSADLEQGKQALVEAPSAKTVSKSDKYTAEILKAADESISKVLDWFKRSSSDDEKETLPQDAGLAEEMDIPKARESAATAKDKGCSSDMLNLHSSVREREEPTSKDYRFHEMVNVPGGSPFTKDGSPGSLLLEDQSKTGEVASSSSQGQDIHLNERTCFQAIGQPANERDERAAGGKVETEDNSALCKEPKMLEDAKGKPGWKSVGSSFGKVTERGDVTPDGEEGVKAFSEGANSEHRSGEIFNEPKGEKSGHLDDKTMQHPSRGNLLTFPQDESKESEVPRKVKNIRAFWEREAMNPKPANKEGLLSESTPGSNRIPIYKEERSRIKPVGGSSGYVTGESDNEQGKYNLVTFRKVEIGADDSGPDDNGIKLPSGKVRPNIMDKSKGGRIVDESGKIPLSDQRNNAFAELLDANNLRPRPNLVPSKEDGGLQADGLETERASSALQQKPHFKIHALKEKADEEAKAQMLNPLQFKSLRNFWDVGTKPQSGMDEAKVKVTVPRDRQSSTGRYLKELGEVREGTSQVVLEGEQQKPILQGFDVKEQKVLEANRVVPKQAGGTALFTVNAVPLGNVEFAPAEGKTVRPVEEYIEKTNAPSKVQHSLFNSGMQKLLKEAFQESLLAYPLADKKGVPQVELATEVQASYSDQNQQQGAVFASADGKVSEVPETVSRSLVPPKADTTAFVTNLERLLKDTSDESSSPSRHIVADVSEQAHSPLEKRRFFNKVMERSRDTDEKNSRVESWETDGTIQKNVPPKDRLIFKKHLGDSSGSTEDSDMVSGKSPNREEGQRDLNATSQEEFFQIPSPKLILPDARLASQNRANSPTKEVFETAAEANVPSKRQGNDLNAKLAFLLEELPKTPTNESILKAQIDSVPGELQQRSSEQATRKIIPVSPQMANPPKETVGGTLDRSLDTDEDSGKLLTTMQGGPVGEAAVLLSFSNQENIRAQGNVGEQPTEVAETVVKTVKPNSAEHVAFRDSLSKLLKESSEMLLQDIAVPKPAHGSLQPHQNTSSIYDKEIIEMIEKATAPSNFRQAELRANFQNLLKEDVEVLPKSQKDSSSGHGAQTESESNRTVDLVCPQGIGYGQEINETVNKEVAPSKLKQREFNPGFRKLLEETAQMQPSEMRWLDIRMKENLHGAHGSDSTTGLLPQEANETVTKSVALEKDGSVFKSSLEKLFGEISGAALLLSNEEEKKVTDVSGFQVAKGGLAVKAQTSVESVPSDFRTEVKIPLKGKTFKQDNQTVDREKFSGTPERNAVFQKTIQLNLASPKVPLLIRREDSFTLAKAGKREEEYEKGREDSATASACLDGGSEKEGAEEGNTPKTRQVELLATRHADGSEEDEDARSVESNLSDESRNSFVGFQRSSTRSEEELNPVKEALKRSSNRQIPSKSLEDIPSATSNKGNLPKEDLMLSAEDVSTAPSFPDSQFSHPENIKRMSKSVPTFTQEEVSTSVMSIYSGDFGNVDVKGNLQFAIDYVEQLKELHIFVAQGKDLAIADVKKQRSDPYVKSYLLTEKYKLGKRKTSVKKKTLNPVFNEILRYKVDRALLASQRLNVSVWHNDTFGRNSFLGEVELDLGEWDWDDRQNKQMIWYPLKPRTPLAGLHLENRGDMKIALQYVPQPVGGKKPLVTGEVHIWVKECSDLPVLRGNRLNSFVKCTILPDTSRKSRQKTRAVAKTTNPVFNHTMVYDGFRPQDLKEACVELTVWDHNKLANHFLGGLRIGLGTGKSYGTPVDWMDSTTDESNLWERMIDSPNTWVEDTLPLRMLMMAKTPK